TGCGGTATGATACCGGTCTGGAACAAACGGGCTTGCTCGACCGCTTGCCCATAGTCAGATGCAGATCTTGAAATTTGCTCCTGAACCATGCTGCGTTGCCGGTCGAGCGCCATGCGGCTTTGATAGACTTCTGCAACCCGTTGTTCGTGCGCCTTGTCTTGTTTGGGCCCAGTATAAATCGGCAAACTGACAGTCAAACCAGCTGATACAAAATCAGGCCGATCAATCCCGCTCAATGGATTAACACCCCCGCGAAAACCATATGACGCCCGAATCTGGAAGTCCGGATAGTAGTCTTTAAGGGCTAAGTTCCGCCTAGCTTCTGCCGCCTCAACACGGAGACGTTGGGCGGCTAAAATTGGTCTGTTTTCCTCGGCCACGGGAAAAAGAGTCTGCTCGACTTCAACGTCCGGGAATTCCTCAGTCATTGTTCGCGACAAAGTGATACGTTGATTTGTCGGCTTATTAAGGAGAGCGTTTAGAGTTGCCTCCTTTCCTTTACGCATGCCGCGCAGAGCAATCTCCTGATCCAGAAGTTTACTAAGCTCTACTTGGGCCAGTAGGACATCAGATTGCAGTCCTTGCCCTTGCTCGTATTTAGACTCAGCAATTTTGACAAGATCCCGCATGAGATCGAGATTCCTACTGATAGTTTCCACAGCCCTATCTACATAGAACAACTCCCACCACTGGCCCTTGACGTCACGGATCAGGCGCAATCGCGTTTCATCAACTTCAGCTGCCACGGCTTTAGCCTCAAATTCTGCTGCTTCCGTCCGCAACTTTCGCTTGCCGGGATAAGGAATGCCTTGACTGATACCAAAGCTAACCTGGGTCATGGGTTCTTGGTTGAATCGAAACGTGTCGGTGGGGAAGTTCATAAGCTGAA
The sequence above is drawn from the Rhodospirillaceae bacterium genome and encodes:
- a CDS encoding TolC family protein, which translates into the protein MLITIDRCTHALRKMSREICVDEGIVQARQRVSVNKSWKGFFWLYQMFGSLMLSVLFSSLVFAQGEKFLESDMVGQQGTVWSLETAVSVAIDTNPTLAEIKARYQAAEAIPSQRGALPDPALSFQLMNFPTDTFRFNQEPMTQVSFGISQGIPYPGKRKLRTEAAEFEAKAVAAEVDETRLRLIRDVKGQWWELFYVDRAVETISRNLDLMRDLVKIAESKYEQGQGLQSDVLLAQVELSKLLDQEIALRGMRKGKEATLNALLNKPTNQRITLSRTMTEEFPDVEVEQTLFPVAEENRPILAAQRLRVEAAEARRNLALKDYYPDFQIRASYGFRGGVNPLSGIDRPDFVSAGLTVSLPIYTGPKQDKAHEQRVAEVYQSRMALDRQRSMVQEQISRSASDYGQAVEQARLFQTGIIPQAKQSLDATRAAYLVNRVDFLNLVRAQISLYNFETQYWRAATRAYQAHASLEAAVGEEVNDG